A single Bacillota bacterium DNA region contains:
- a CDS encoding methyltransferase gives MEPLGALDNYNFVFHDKLGDVIERIDKLFSEKYHERCYELASSNLTRNKGWAFPEPKPIELMIEKYPELEDYEKRLLFYIVRRFILRQQQGRDEKLNLKAFIEYQIGEFNKYHELNQHNLQHPEGWIPDENTSRFVNDYTIKSYRLGPERNQHSQFIVFKADARKFPLNDNSVDAIVTDPPYGYGDDIPAEELKNLYRDFISESFRVLKNGGRLVMCMLDKVKTGKFIHKDTMTKGVVGLINRIANEKGIRFGRAEVLPLSPVPSLNYWKSKHALNRAIIHLEVIKEAGNGN, from the coding sequence GTGGAACCGCTCGGAGCTTTAGATAACTACAATTTCGTTTTTCATGATAAGTTGGGGGATGTTATTGAGCGAATTGATAAATTATTTAGCGAAAAATACCATGAAAGATGTTATGAATTAGCAAGTAGTAATTTAACAAGAAATAAAGGCTGGGCCTTTCCCGAGCCGAAACCGATTGAACTCATGATAGAAAAATATCCTGAGCTTGAAGACTATGAAAAAAGGTTACTGTTCTATATTGTTCGGCGTTTTATCTTAAGGCAGCAACAGGGAAGAGATGAAAAACTTAATTTGAAAGCCTTTATAGAATATCAAATAGGAGAATTTAATAAATATCATGAATTGAATCAGCATAACCTTCAACATCCTGAGGGTTGGATTCCAGATGAAAATACGTCCAGATTCGTTAATGATTATACGATTAAATCATATAGGCTTGGGCCTGAGAGAAATCAGCATTCGCAATTTATTGTTTTTAAAGCAGATGCGAGAAAATTCCCGTTAAATGATAACTCTGTTGATGCTATTGTTACAGATCCTCCTTACGGTTACGGTGATGACATTCCGGCAGAAGAACTTAAAAATCTGTATAGAGATTTTATCTCAGAGTCATTTAGGGTTCTTAAAAATGGTGGCAGGTTGGTTATGTGTATGCTTGACAAAGTTAAAACGGGGAAGTTTATTCACAAAGATACAATGACAAAGGGCGTTGTTGGTTTAATAAATAGAATTGCTAACGAAAAAGGAATCCGTTTTGGAAGAGCAGAGGTTTTACCTCTTTCACCTGTTCCAAGCTTGAACTATTGGAAGAGTAAGCATGCGCTCAACCGCGCTATAATTCATCTCGAAGTCATTAAAGAGGCAGGAAATGGAAATTGA